The window AACCCGCTTAGGCTGTATTTGATATCACTCGATTTTTGCCATTACGTTTAGCTTGATACAGGGCCGCATCGGCTCGTTTAAGCGTGTCTTCATAGGAAGTATCCAATGCTTCTATGCTGGCAACCCCGATACTTACGGTGGCAAACAAGCCGTTAACCGCATGTTGTTGCAGTGCCGAGTAAAAACAATCGCAGAGGTATTCTGCAAATTTAACCGCCTGAGACTGTTCGACACCGGGCAGGGCAATCACAAATTCATCCCCACCAAAACGATACGCGCTATCGGTTTTTCTAAATTGAGTGCGACAGGTTTCAGCAACGGCGATGATAATTTTATCGCCAGCATGGTGGCCTAACTGGTCATTGATAGACTTTAAGTGGTCTAAATCGAGGATCAAGATTGAGGTGGGCGTACGGTGGCGCTGAAAAGTGTCGAATTGAACGGTTAAGTCGCGTTCTAATCGGCGGCGATTATATAATCCTGTGAGCTGATCGGTATCGCTGAGCTGACGCAGTTGCAGTTCAAGCTCATGTCGCTTGGAAATATTACTGGCGACCCAGAGCACCACAGGCTCATCATTGACGAGAAAATCTAGCGCTTGAATTCGCCCCTCAAACCAAATGGGTTGATCTGGGCCCGCGTCGGGTAAGCCTTTGACATCTTTATTACTGAGTTCATATTCTTCAATCAGTAATGCTCGGCTAGCTAATGCTTGTTCGATAATGCCTAAGAAGTAATTTGTTTTATCGGGGTTTAATACATCGGCAAGGTATAAACCGACTAAGCCACTGCCGTCGTGGTAATAACGCCCATCTTTACCGCCGAATACAGCCACGTACCGACCACTTTTTGACAATATTAAGGCAGGATCTGGCAGTGCATCGAGGATTAACGCCATCTGTTCAATATTGATCATCAATTAAGATCCCTGTGGAAAATCACTTAACTTTATGTCTGCGTGTCCAAGTCATCATTACGAGCCGCTCTTTGGAGCTTTAGCCGCCAATGAATCCCGCTAACTCATAATAATCTAGCCGCTTTTGGTGGGAACAACAAACCATAACGACACGCCGTACAATTTATTTGTTGTCACGATTTTGCCAAGTCGCTAGCGCGATTGATGCCACAAGCCATAACTCTCTCTTTCCTATTGTAACGAGTCAAAAGTGATATGTTGAACTTTGGCGTGTGTGCTTATGTTCAAAAAGCTAAACCGCAATGCTTAGTGAGCAGATGTTTTTCGAGTAGACTCTAGAACCTGAATTGCGGTTTTAATTTTACCCAGGGATTTATAATGCATACAGCCGATGATTTTATTGAACATTTAGCACTAGAACAGCATGTTGAAGGCGGCTATTACCGCTCATCCTATCGTTCTGAAACGCCGTTTGATCAGACTCGGGCATTATGGAGCAGCATCTATTTTTTACTGCGCACGGGGGAAGTTTCCCACTTTCACCGCCTAACCGCCGATGAAATGTGGTACTTCCATGCAGGACAATCGCTCACCATTTATATGATTGCCCCTGATGGCGTGTTAACCACGGCGCAATTGGGACTCGATTTAGCGGCGGGCGAGCGACCACAATTTTTGGTGCCTAAGGGCTGTATCTTTGGTTCGGCGATGAATCAACCCGGCTTTTCGCTCGTGGGCTGCATGGTGTCCCCTGGTTTTACCTTCGATGATTTCGAGTTATTTAGCCAAAAAACCTTACTAGCCCACTATCCGCAGCACAGCGAAATCATCAAGCGTCTGAGCCGATAGTGGTATAAAAAAAGCGCGTTCATTAGAGCGTGAATTAACCCATTAATGAGTGAGAGTTCGATTCGGTCGAAATAACATCATTCGGCTAAATCAATGCTACTCAGTGTCGTTAAATTTGGCTCAATAGTAAGATATCCCCGCGACAAGGCTTGTCTATTGGCGTTTAACCACGTAAAACAGGCTTTTTGGCGTACCTCTATGTACCAAGTGTTAGGAGTAATTGAATTTGGAACACTTAGTGTGGGAGCTCGATCCTGTATTAATCTCGTTTATGGGACTAAAAATACATTGGTATGGAGTCTTGTTTGCTGTTGCTATCACTGCCGGTTTTCAGGTGATGAAGCGGATTTATATCAAGGAAAACCTCGATGTCGAGTCCCTTGATAATCTACTGATTTATTGTGTGGTTGGCATCATAGTGGGCGCGCGTTTAGCCCATTGTATTTTTTACGATCCGGCTTATTACTTTGCCCATCCGCTTAAGATTTTGGCGATTTGGGAAGGTGGACTCGCCAGCCACGGTGGGGGTTTAGGGGCGATTCTGGCGCTGTATTATTACCAACGCAAAGTGAAGCTGCCCTTCCTGTTTTTGTTGGATAGACTCGCTATCGCCACCGCCATTTTTGGCTTTTTTGTGCGTATGGCGAACTTTGCCAACTCAGAGATTTTAGGCGATCCAACAACACAACCTTGGGGCATTATATTTGCCCGTGTTGATATGTTGCCAAGGCATCCGGCGCAGCTTTATGAGGCTTTTGCCTATTTAGCTATCTTTGTCGCGCTTTATGCTCTATATCAATTTACGCAGATTAAACAACGACATGGCGCGATTTTCGGCCTGTTCCTAGTGTCGGTATTTAGTGCGCGAATTGCGATTGAATCGATTAAAGTCAGCCAAGCGGCTTACTCTGAATCAGTGCTAAGTGCGGGACAACTTCTCAGCTTACCGTTTTTAGCCGTTGGCATAGTCTTGTTGTTTTTGGCGTATCGAAAGAAAGCCGTTTAAGTCAGAATATCAAACGGTTTAAAAAGGCTTTCTATCTAGATAGAAAGCCTTTTTTATGAAGGAATTAATCATCAAGGATGACGTTAGGCTGTCTTCACTATATTACTCACTTGCACCATGGCATCCCGAGCGGAACGGCTCACTCCCGAGAGTTGGAAGAAGCCATGGATCACCCCAAGATAGCGGCGGCAGTGGGCATTCACGCCAGCCTCTAATAGATGCCTAAATAGCTGTTCTCCTTCATCGACGAGCGGATCAAATTCAGCTGTGATGATATGGGTTTCGGGCAGTCCCGCTAGGTCAGTGCTTCGCAGCGGACTGGCTTCGGCATCGGTTCTGGGGTGCCAATCTAAATACAGATCAAATCCAGTGAGTAAGGTGTCGCGGGTGATGATGTATTTCTCGCCATTGTCGCTATAGCTTTGGCTTTTAGCGGTGGCATCGAGCATTGGATAGATAAGTACTTGCTTTTGTGGCAACCATTGCCCTTTGGCTTTTAAACGTAGGCAAGTGACGAGGGCTAAATGGCCGCCGGCGCTGTCGCCCATCAGGGTAATCTTGTCCTTATCGCCACCCCATTGTTGGCAATGCTGATAAATAACTTCGGCGGCATGGCAGGCATCGTCGTGGGCGGCGGGGTAAACATGTTCTGGGGCGAGGCGATAGCTCACCGCAATAACCAGTGCGCCAGCATCATTGGCGAGTTTACGCAGTTGTTGATTGTGGGTTTCAACGCTGCCACTGACAAAACAGCCGCCATGGTAGTAAATGACAACGGGTAAATCGTTTGCCGCCGAAGGTTTGAACAGGGTCAAGTCTGCGCCATCGATGGAAACTGTGCGCACCTCGAACACGTCTTCTGCTTCACCTGCGAGTACCGTGCTGGCGATATAACCTTGCCTACGTTGCTCAATGGTTTGCTCTCGCACAGATGGGCAACCCGCTGCGATAAACTCGCTAACCAATTGTTTAATTCCATCTTCTAAATAGAGTTGGCTCATTTAATCTTCCCTCATTTTTCTGTGTGCTTAGCAGTTCTGCAATGGGCTGAGTTTATCGGCAGTTTAATTGAAATGGTAGCCGCAGTGATGAGAAGCAATAGCGGATTAGCAGCATTGACATGATTTCTGCCAGTAACTATTTTTGCTCAATTTGTTTTTGCTCAGATTGTTGTGCGCACTCTGGCTCTGTACTCATTAATTAGATGCTTGTTAGCCTAAATTCACACACTGTGATGAGTCCTGTTTTTAGCTCTGCCATCAACTCATTAATGAATACGGTTGCAGTCGGCATATTTTCAATATTACAGATTGAGTTGTATGGCGACTTGTAAGAAAATTACCAACTCAATTGACCATTAGGCTGGATGCGCTTAAATTTCCGCCTGATTGTGTGTTGGTTAGCACTAGGTTGTCTATTTGTGAAAGTTGCTTTCAGTATCTTGGCTAAAATATAGGTTGCCAAGATACCGTTTGAGCGACACATTGAGCCAGCGCTCACATCGTTATCCGTACTCTATTTGCAGGAATTCTCCGTGGCTAAAGCACCTAAAACATTGCAACAACGCATGAGCATAGTCGCCCTCACTTGGCCGATTTTTGTCGAGACCTTGCTGCAATCACTGCTTGGGATCAGCGACATTTTTATGCTTAGCCACTATTCCGATAATGCGGTTGCAGCGGTGGGGCTCACGACTCAGCTGATGTTCTTCATGATGGTTATGTCCATGATGGTGAGCACAGGTGCGAGTATTTTGATTAGCCAGAACAATGGTGCAGGCCAGTCGCAACAGGCTGTCGATATCGGGGTGGCAAGTGTCGCATTGAGCTTAGGACTCGCCTTGATCATGGGCGCCTCTATGTTCTTCGGCGCTAAGGGGATTATCGGCCTGTTTGCGCTTGAACACGATGTGGCAGGCTTTGGATATGACTACTTAGTGATTTGCGGCAGCTTGAGTATAGGCTTGGTCATGAACATTGCTTTTGCCGCGATTCTAAGGAGTTACGGCTTTACCCGCTCGGCCATGTTAGTCACCTCAAGCACAGGCTTGATGAACGTCATCGGTAACTATATTGCCCTGTATTCTCCCTTTGACTTGCCTGTTTATGGGGTAACAGGGGTGGCAATTTCCACCGTCACCAGCCAGATCATCGGCGCTGTGATCATGCTGATGGTGATCCGCTATAAAAAGATCCCGCTGCCACTGCAACGGCTTAAATTATTACCGCGCATAACTTATTGGAGTGTGATGCGTATCGGTCTGCTCAATGCCGGTGAGATGCTGTCTTACAATGTGGCGCAGATGACCATCATCTATTTTATCAGTCAAATGGGGACTTTATCGCTCACGGCTTATACCTATGGCCTAAACATCAGCCGGTTTATTTATTGTTTTGCGGTGGCGCTCGGGCAGGCGACGCAAATTCAGACCGGATACTATGTCGGCAAACAATGGTTCGATGAAATCACTGTGAGAGTGCAACGTTACTGTCTGGTAGGTTTTGTCGCTTCGCTGGCCATAGTCTTAGTCTTCTACTGGCAGCGATTCACTATTGTTGGCTGGTTAAGTGAGAACGAGGAAGTCATCCAACTGACGGCATTATTACTGGCAGGTTCTATCGCCCTTGAAACGGGGCGGGTGTTTAATCTGGTGATTATCTCGGCATTAAAAGGGGCGGGTGATGTGGCGTTCCCAGTACGGGTTGGCCTCTTTAGCATGTGGGGCATAGGGGTATTATTGGCTTGGTTCTTTGGCCTTCACTTAGGCTATGGCGTACTCGCCGCTTGGCTGGCCGTCGCCGCAGATGAATGGATACGCGGCCTGATTATGGTGTATCGCTGGCGCTCGTGCCGTTGGCAACGTTTTACTCGCATACCCGCTGCGACTGCAGTGTAGTTTTGGTGAGGTGAATTGGAAGCGCAGCAAACATAGGCTGCGCTTTTTGTTTGATAAGCTTAACTTTGCTGCTTCAACAAGGTACGACATAGCTTGATAAAGTCCGATGACGTGACGATACCGAGCACCTTTTTATCGGCATCGACGACGGGTAAGCAGCCGAGTTTGTTTTCGATAAAATATTCCACGACCACAGTTAAAGGCTCGTCGGCGGTAAGATGCTGAAAATCTTGGTCCATCACGGTTGTGATCGGCGTGTATCGTTCTTTGCGCTCGAGCGCGCCTTGGCCGTACTTGTTCAACATAGTCATCACGCTGGCGATCATCTTTTTATGGGTGAGTACGCCAACGAGGGTGCCATCAATTTCAGAAATCACGGGTAAGTGGCGTACGCCACGGGTTTGCATCAGATGGTGGGCATCTTTCAAACTGGCGCCATCGCTGATGCAGATGACTTGATCACTCATAATATCGCTGACTTTCATTGTTAAATTCCTTTTCTTGCCATTCTTAGGCGTGCATTTAACACGCTGCATTAGCCTGCACCGATGTTAGCAGCTTCCTTGTTCGCTGCGCCAGTCCTGCATAAATAAAGTACGCCATTCAGTATAAGTGTTTGAATTGATAGAAATCATAAAAGGCTGACAAAGATGTCACAAATGTGTAACAGTGATGTCTCACAATCGGGGTCTCATTAGACCTCATACCAGTGAAGCCTTATCTAACAAGGAATAATAATAATGAATCGTACCGTAACTCGTCGTGACTTTTTGGCTATGTCGGCCAAAGGTGTTGGCGTTGCTGTGATCTCTTACGGCTTGATGGGCTGTAGCGATAGTAATGATGATAATTCTGTACCCGCGCAATTTTTACATGGGATTGCCAGTGGTGATCCTGCGATTGACGCTGTGATCCTTTGGACCCGTGTCACGCCTGAATCTGAGGGCGATGTAAAAGTGAGCTGGCAAGTGGCAAGCGATGCGGCCTTTGCTCAATTAGTGACCACGGGTGAGATGGTCACTAATGCAAGCCGTGACTACACGGTTAAGATTGATGCCCGCGGCTTACGTGCTGGCCAAAACTACTTTTACCGCTTTATGACAGGTGACAAAACCTCAGCCGTGGGTAAAACCCGCACGCTGCCTGAGGGCGATGTGAGTTCTGTCAAACTGGCGGTGATGTCCTGTGCGAACTTTCCAGCCGGATACTTTAACGTATATGAATTAGCGGCGGCGCAGGATGACTTAGATGCCGTGGTGCATTTAGGCGATTACATCTATGAATATGCCCGTGGCGGTTATGCCAGTGAGCATGCTGCAGAGCTTGGCCGTGAAGTATTGCCGGCCACTGAGTTGCTGACATTGGGCGATTATCGCACCCGTTATGGCCAGTATCATACCGATGCGAGTCTGCAAAAGTTACACGCGAAAGTGCCTTTTATCACGGTATGGGATGACCACGAAGTGGCCAACGATACTTGGCGTGATGGCGCTGAGAATCATAATGAAGGCGAAGGCGATTTTGCCGTCCGCAAAGAAGCGGCACTGCAAGCTTATTTCGAATGGTTGCCTATTCGCCCATGGCGCGAAGGGAACCATGAAGAGATTTACCGCAGCTTCAGTTACGGCAATCTTGTCGACCTGCACATGCTCGATACCCGTGTATTGGCCCGAGATAAACAGCTCGATTATGCTGATTATATGGATCCCACAACGGGTTCGTTTGCGGGCGAGCGTTTCCTTGCCGATGTGACTTCGACCACTCGCACTATGCTGGGTCTGACGCAATTGTTATGGCTGCAGGGCACTCTGCTGCAAGCAACGGGCAAGTGGCAGGTGTTAGGGCAACAGATTTTGATGGGCAAGATGTCATTGCCGGCGGCGATTGCGACTCAGCAGATGAGCATTCCCCAATATGCCATGTTAGGCGCGTTAGCTAAGCTAGCGGCGCGTGCGGCGGCAAATGATCCCACACTGACCGCCCAAGAGTTGCAATATCTTCAGGCTAATCAAGCTTTACTAACCCCAGAAGTTATCGCACTGCTGCAATTACCTGCCATTCCATACAACTTAGATGCTTGGGACGGTTACGCCTACGAGCGTGAGGTGATTTTAGGTACGGCTAAATCGAAAAACCTCAACCTAGTCGTGATCGCGGGCGATACCCATAATGCTTGGGCTAACGAGCTTAAAGATGTGAATGGCGATACCGTTGGGGTGGAGTTTGCGACCAGCTCAGTGTCTTCACCAGGTCTTGAGTATTATTTGAATCTGCCAGCTGAGCAGATCCCTGCGACTGAGGCGGCGATCGTCGAGTTAGTGCCAGATCTTAAGTACGCTAACTTAAGAGATCGCGGTTTTATGACGCTCACTTTCACCGCTGATGAGGTGCGCAGCGACTGGCATTATGTGGATACCATTCTGTCGAAGGATTTCCAAGCGGCAACGGCACGTGGCTATAGCGCCAAGGCCAAAGTGGGCGAGCATGTGATTACCCCTATCGTTTAACGCAGGTATTTATTCGTTGTTTTTAGGCCACCTTAGGGTGGCCTTTTTGTTGCTTTTTGCCTAAAAAGGCAAAATAAATGTCTGTTGTCACGCAAGTTCTTACTATTACTGCAGCACATCGCATTTTTTTGATATAAAATTCACTCCCAAAATTCGGCGGCTGCCTACACTTGCTAAGGCAAAGCTGTTTTAGTGTTTTGGGAACCTTTACCCGCCGAACAGACCTTACAGGGGTCATAAGCTTTAACGACCTAAGAATAAAATCAATGTGATGGGGACTGTGTCATGTCAGAAAAGTATTTTGTTACCGCGCAGCAATTGCTGGAAGATTCATTTTTATTAGCTTCGCAAGTGTATGAGAGTGGCTTTCGTCCGCAGTTTATCGTGGGTATTTGGCGTGGCGGCGCTCCAATCGGGATCGCGGTACAGGAATTTTTCGACTTTAAACAAGTAGAAACCGATCATATTGCCGTGCGTACTTCTTCCTATTATGGGATTGGTACCGACAAGCAAAGCAAAGAAATCAAAGTTCACGGCCTGCATTACATCGTTGAAAATGCGAACGCTAGCGACGGTTTATTGATTGTGGATGACGTGTTTGACTCTGGCCGCAGTATCCATGCATTAAAAGAAAAACTCGGTCAGTTGATGCGCCTGAATATGCCAACCGATATCCGTATCGCTTGCCCTTATTACAAGCCAAAAAATACCGCCGTGCCTTTAAAGCCTGACTATTACATCCATGCCTCTGAAGACTGGTTAGTTTTCCCGCATGAAGTTACAGGTTTAACGCCGGAAGAAATTGCCGAAGGTAAGGGCGATTTAAAGAATATCCAGCACCTGTTTAAATAACCTGAACTCGGGATAATGAGTGTCGAAAAATCTAAGTTTAACAAATTAAATCAATAAGATAAGTGGTTTGTTTGAAACGAAAAATCTATTTTCTGACTGAATGCGCAGATTTTTGCGCATATCAAGGCGCTCTGTTGTAGGCCATAGCGAGCTATGGTTAGACAGAGCAACGCAGAGAGGCCCGAAAAGATGCCTATTCAGCGGCTCTGCTTATCCCGAGCTCAAGTTAAAGAGCTTGCTCGCGGCGAAATATAGACTATTTTCGCAATAAAAAATGCGTTAACGAGCAATCGTTAACGCATTTTTTGTTTTCTATATCGACGACTTATAAATCCATACAGTTAGCATAGTAAGTCACAGTGGCGGGCCAGTCGGAGAACACCCCAATCACACCGACATCTTTAGCTAACACATCGAGTAATTCAAAGGTATCGCCTTCGTTATCTATGGCTTCGGTAATGCTTTGATAATAAAAGCCGCCGCCATTTTTTAATAAACCAGAACGTTCCAGCGACCAAGTGATGATCTTAAGCCCAGCGCCTTTGGCGGCCTTAGCGTATTCCGAAGGGATGATCTTTTTGTCCGCATCTAAGGCGACTAAAACCCAGAGTGGCGGCGCGATAATTTCGACGCCTTGGATCTTCAAATCTGCCATTGATGGTGACCAAGTGGCAGAATTTTGTGGATCGAAAGCGCTGTTATAATCGTATCTGTCATCGAGAAATACGGCTTGTTTCGCAAACTCAGGTGCATTGGCAACCCAATATTTGATGTCATCTAAGATAAATGATTGAGGGAATACTTGCGAAGCATCGACGCCTGCCGCCGTGTATTCATCTAACATTTTTTGTGCGTAATCCTGCTGAGTAAAACCATCGAATGGCATAGATACGCTGGCGGCTTTGAGCTCTGGCGTCATCTTCACGCCAGCTTTTTTAAACATTTCAATACTTTCGGCATGGGTCATCAAGGTGCCATTGCCAGCGTAGAGATCGGTGCGCCAGCTTGGAGTGCCATTGATGAATTCGGCCGCAGTGGTCGCTTTAGGATTGCTGCCCTCCATTTTACCCTTGAGGGTTTTAAATTCGGCGAGGGTGATATCGCTGGTGCAACAGGTCGCCGATGCGCTGACGCCATTGGCTGCATCGGCTGGAGTGAATGGGCTCGAACATTTATTAGCCAGTTCAGGCACAGCTAAAATGTTGGTCGTGCTGGCAAGATCGCACTGTGAGTGGCGGCACACTAAGGCTTTATCGGCGGTGAAGGTGACATCACATTCAACTATGCCAGCGCCCGAATCGATAGCCGCTTGGTAGGATTCCTTTGTATGCTCAGGGAATTGCATTGGTGCGCCACGGTGACCGATGGAAAACTCGCTGCGATAAAAATTGTCAGTGGTGCATTGTTCTAAGCGGGTTTTAAGTGTGCTGTCTTGCATTTGACGCACGAGGAATAAAGGTCTTTCTCCCACTTGAGCTGGAACAGGTTTGTTGGCAGGTGGCGTGACTTCTGTGTTGTTATCGTCACTATTGCAACCAGCTAATAAAGCGCTGGTGGCAATTAACAGGCCGAGTGAGAGCGACGAAATAGGGCGTAGTTTCATCAGATTTACCTATGAGTAATGATGTAAATTATTAATATTAATCAGAAACTCTAAAGTGTTAATGTGACTAAAAAAGCCTATTTATATGACATAAACAAGAATATATACCGTTTGCACGACGATTACCTAAAGCACGCTAGCTCGCGATAAACAGCCATCAATAGAGGGTGAGCGGGATATATGCGCAGTGTTGTTTTAGACTTGAGAATTGACTCCACTGGGCGAGTCGATGAAACTGGCATGAATATTTTCATCTGGGCGATCTTTCTGGGCCGAAATCAAGTACACTGCGCTCCTTTTGTTTTATGATGAGCGTTTGGTTCGCTTGATAAGACAAACGTGACAAGCATCATTTAGGAAATAGAGCAGAATGAGCAAGGGCAAAAAATACGATTTTCGCGTAACACAGGGCGACAAAGGTTGGAAAACTGAAATCACTCGTCGCATGACATCAACTAAAACGGTTGTGTCTAAGAGCCATGATGGTTTTGCGACCGAAGCCGAAGCGCAAGCTTGGGGCTTGACTGAATTACAAGTGTTTTTAGGCACGTTAACTGAGCGCAACAAGCGTCGTTCAGAGAAACAAGCTAAAGCAAAATTAGCGGCAGCATTAGCGGCTGAAGCGGCAACTGATGCCGAAGATCTTGATGAAGATGATTTCGACGAAGAGTAACACTCACTCGTTCAGTATTGTCTTATCAAGCTAGTGTGATTGTTAGGGCGCGCATGACGCGTTCTGAAACGTCACTCTGGCTATGAATAACAAAAGGCGGATCTTAGGATACGCCTTTTGTGTTTTTGTCGCTCAACCTCTTTGAGCTTATCAACTCATTTTTTCCTGTTCACTCCGCACGTTTTGGTCAATTGAGAGCCGTTATCGCTATAGTCTTGTTTTTAGAGAGTTTCAGCACTATTGCGTATTCTATACCATTAATAAATAACGATAATTATTATCATTTGGTTTACTTGGATTCGGGTCTGTGCTCATATGTAGAGAATTCGAACACACGTTTAATTTTATTAAGGTAAGGGAACTCCTATGAAACTACTTCAATCCAGTTTATTGCTGTGTTTGTCGGCTTCGGCAACCATGAGTTATGGCCAAGCCTTAGATGGAGAGGCGTTACGCTTGCTACAGGCGTCGCTAAAGGATTCGAGTTTGGATGCACAAGCTCAGTTAACCAATACTAAGCGGGCATTGGCGTTAGATTTGAGCCATCAATATGCGCAGCTTGCGCCTATCTTACAGACTGAAATAAACCAGTATCAGTTGGCAGTAAATGCCGATGACATTCTGTCTCAGCATAGGCTCAATGATAATGTGATCACCAAAGCCGATGCGTCGATTCGTCGAGTGAAGGGCCTAAGTGCCAAAGCGGATTCTCTGGTGCAAGTGCGTCTGGCGGATGAAACCATGTTAACCCCATGGCAGCAAGGTGAGTCTCCTTTATTTGCCTATGAGCCCGATGGTGACGAGAGTCAGTGGGATTATATTGAAGCCTTTGATATTCATGGGCAAGTTCATCAATTAGACGTGTATAACCTACCGCAGCAGCCGGTGTTTGTGGTCGGTATCGACAGTAAAAAAGCCTTTGTGGCTGGCTTAGAGGTGATGCGGGCGACATTTGCCGAAGCACAATCGGCGAAAAAAGATGGCGTGCTACTGAGCCGTGCGCAAACACAGGCGGTGGCAGACAAGCCTATTTTAACCACAGTGATCAAACAAATATCCTTGAAGGATGATCATGAGCCGTGGATTTCTGGTCGTGCCGAGATTTACGGCATAGTGACAGGGGTTAACCCGAGCCGTGAAGAACCTGTGCTCGATATCGTCGAAATGCCCTATTTAGATTATGCGGATACGATCTATTATCCGAATCAAATCATCATCCATTGGGAGCGTTATCGTTGGGCGGCTGCGGACATGATCCTAATGGAGCATGACGATGGCACTAACTATAAAGTGTTGGCCACTAAGTTGTTGGAAGCGGCGGAGCAGATCTTAA of the Shewanella baltica genome contains:
- a CDS encoding GGDEF domain-containing protein translates to MINIEQMALILDALPDPALILSKSGRYVAVFGGKDGRYYHDGSGLVGLYLADVLNPDKTNYFLGIIEQALASRALLIEEYELSNKDVKGLPDAGPDQPIWFEGRIQALDFLVNDEPVVLWVASNISKRHELELQLRQLSDTDQLTGLYNRRRLERDLTVQFDTFQRHRTPTSILILDLDHLKSINDQLGHHAGDKIIIAVAETCRTQFRKTDSAYRFGGDEFVIALPGVEQSQAVKFAEYLCDCFYSALQQHAVNGLFATVSIGVASIEALDTSYEDTLKRADAALYQAKRNGKNRVISNTA
- a CDS encoding cupin domain-containing protein, translated to MHTADDFIEHLALEQHVEGGYYRSSYRSETPFDQTRALWSSIYFLLRTGEVSHFHRLTADEMWYFHAGQSLTIYMIAPDGVLTTAQLGLDLAAGERPQFLVPKGCIFGSAMNQPGFSLVGCMVSPGFTFDDFELFSQKTLLAHYPQHSEIIKRLSR
- the lgt gene encoding prolipoprotein diacylglyceryl transferase; its protein translation is MEHLVWELDPVLISFMGLKIHWYGVLFAVAITAGFQVMKRIYIKENLDVESLDNLLIYCVVGIIVGARLAHCIFYDPAYYFAHPLKILAIWEGGLASHGGGLGAILALYYYQRKVKLPFLFLLDRLAIATAIFGFFVRMANFANSEILGDPTTQPWGIIFARVDMLPRHPAQLYEAFAYLAIFVALYALYQFTQIKQRHGAIFGLFLVSVFSARIAIESIKVSQAAYSESVLSAGQLLSLPFLAVGIVLLFLAYRKKAV
- a CDS encoding alpha/beta hydrolase gives rise to the protein MSQLYLEDGIKQLVSEFIAAGCPSVREQTIEQRRQGYIASTVLAGEAEDVFEVRTVSIDGADLTLFKPSAANDLPVVIYYHGGCFVSGSVETHNQQLRKLANDAGALVIAVSYRLAPEHVYPAAHDDACHAAEVIYQHCQQWGGDKDKITLMGDSAGGHLALVTCLRLKAKGQWLPQKQVLIYPMLDATAKSQSYSDNGEKYIITRDTLLTGFDLYLDWHPRTDAEASPLRSTDLAGLPETHIITAEFDPLVDEGEQLFRHLLEAGVNAHCRRYLGVIHGFFQLSGVSRSARDAMVQVSNIVKTA
- a CDS encoding MATE family efflux transporter, which encodes MAKAPKTLQQRMSIVALTWPIFVETLLQSLLGISDIFMLSHYSDNAVAAVGLTTQLMFFMMVMSMMVSTGASILISQNNGAGQSQQAVDIGVASVALSLGLALIMGASMFFGAKGIIGLFALEHDVAGFGYDYLVICGSLSIGLVMNIAFAAILRSYGFTRSAMLVTSSTGLMNVIGNYIALYSPFDLPVYGVTGVAISTVTSQIIGAVIMLMVIRYKKIPLPLQRLKLLPRITYWSVMRIGLLNAGEMLSYNVAQMTIIYFISQMGTLSLTAYTYGLNISRFIYCFAVALGQATQIQTGYYVGKQWFDEITVRVQRYCLVGFVASLAIVLVFYWQRFTIVGWLSENEEVIQLTALLLAGSIALETGRVFNLVIISALKGAGDVAFPVRVGLFSMWGIGVLLAWFFGLHLGYGVLAAWLAVAADEWIRGLIMVYRWRSCRWQRFTRIPAATAV
- a CDS encoding CBS domain-containing protein is translated as MKVSDIMSDQVICISDGASLKDAHHLMQTRGVRHLPVISEIDGTLVGVLTHKKMIASVMTMLNKYGQGALERKERYTPITTVMDQDFQHLTADEPLTVVVEYFIENKLGCLPVVDADKKVLGIVTSSDFIKLCRTLLKQQS
- a CDS encoding alkaline phosphatase D family protein translates to MNRTVTRRDFLAMSAKGVGVAVISYGLMGCSDSNDDNSVPAQFLHGIASGDPAIDAVILWTRVTPESEGDVKVSWQVASDAAFAQLVTTGEMVTNASRDYTVKIDARGLRAGQNYFYRFMTGDKTSAVGKTRTLPEGDVSSVKLAVMSCANFPAGYFNVYELAAAQDDLDAVVHLGDYIYEYARGGYASEHAAELGREVLPATELLTLGDYRTRYGQYHTDASLQKLHAKVPFITVWDDHEVANDTWRDGAENHNEGEGDFAVRKEAALQAYFEWLPIRPWREGNHEEIYRSFSYGNLVDLHMLDTRVLARDKQLDYADYMDPTTGSFAGERFLADVTSTTRTMLGLTQLLWLQGTLLQATGKWQVLGQQILMGKMSLPAAIATQQMSIPQYAMLGALAKLAARAAANDPTLTAQELQYLQANQALLTPEVIALLQLPAIPYNLDAWDGYAYEREVILGTAKSKNLNLVVIAGDTHNAWANELKDVNGDTVGVEFATSSVSSPGLEYYLNLPAEQIPATEAAIVELVPDLKYANLRDRGFMTLTFTADEVRSDWHYVDTILSKDFQAATARGYSAKAKVGEHVITPIV
- a CDS encoding phosphoribosyltransferase, which encodes MSEKYFVTAQQLLEDSFLLASQVYESGFRPQFIVGIWRGGAPIGIAVQEFFDFKQVETDHIAVRTSSYYGIGTDKQSKEIKVHGLHYIVENANASDGLLIVDDVFDSGRSIHALKEKLGQLMRLNMPTDIRIACPYYKPKNTAVPLKPDYYIHASEDWLVFPHEVTGLTPEEIAEGKGDLKNIQHLFK
- a CDS encoding glycerophosphodiester phosphodiesterase family protein; protein product: MKLRPISSLSLGLLIATSALLAGCNSDDNNTEVTPPANKPVPAQVGERPLFLVRQMQDSTLKTRLEQCTTDNFYRSEFSIGHRGAPMQFPEHTKESYQAAIDSGAGIVECDVTFTADKALVCRHSQCDLASTTNILAVPELANKCSSPFTPADAANGVSASATCCTSDITLAEFKTLKGKMEGSNPKATTAAEFINGTPSWRTDLYAGNGTLMTHAESIEMFKKAGVKMTPELKAASVSMPFDGFTQQDYAQKMLDEYTAAGVDASQVFPQSFILDDIKYWVANAPEFAKQAVFLDDRYDYNSAFDPQNSATWSPSMADLKIQGVEIIAPPLWVLVALDADKKIIPSEYAKAAKGAGLKIITWSLERSGLLKNGGGFYYQSITEAIDNEGDTFELLDVLAKDVGVIGVFSDWPATVTYYANCMDL